The Candidatus Methylomirabilota bacterium region CATCACGCTCGTGGAGGGGATCCGGGTTGGGCATGCCACCGACGTCGAGGCGTGCACCGGGTGCACCGTCATCCTTTGTGATGGAGGAGCCGTTGGGGGGGTGGACGTGCGGGGTTGGGCCTCGGGGACGAGGGAGCTCGACGCCTTGGCTCCTCATCACCTGGTGGACAAGGTCGACGGCATACTCCTCGCAGGGGGCTCCGCTTTCGGGCTCGAGGCGGCCGCTGGGGTGATGCGGTATCTAGAGGAGCGAGGTACGGGCTTTGATGTGGGAGTGACCAAGGTTCCCATCGTCCCTGGCGCCATCCTCTTTGACCTGGGGATTGGAGATTTCCGAACGCGACCGGATGCGGCTATGGGATACCGGGCTTGCGAGGCAGCTCACGAGGGGCAGATGGAGGAGGGGAGTGTCGGCGTTGGGACGGGGGCCACAGTGGGGAAGCTTTTCGGCGTCCGGCACGCCATGAAGGGTGGGGTGGGGACCACCAGTGTCGAACTCCGCGGGGGACTCAGGGTTGGGGCGTTGGCCGCCGTGAACGCCTTTGGCGATGTGCGGGATCCGTCGACAGGCGCTATTGTGGCCGGAGTGCGGGACCCGGCGACGGGATTGCCTGCGGATACCTCCCTGCAAATGAAGCAGGGACACCTTCGGCGGGCCTTCCACATCCAGAGCACCACATTGGCGGTGATAGCGACGAATGCCCGTCTGACCAAGGGCGAGGCGATCCTGGTGGCTCGCATGGGGCAGGGGGGATTGGCCCGAACTATCTCGCCTGTTCATACCGCCTTTGACGGGGACATCATCTTCACCCTGGCGACCGGGCGGGTGGATGGGGACGTGAATCTGGTGGGGCAAGCCGGGGCAGAGGTAGTGGCCGCGGCCG contains the following coding sequences:
- a CDS encoding P1 family peptidase gives rise to the protein MEPGITLVEGIRVGHATDVEACTGCTVILCDGGAVGGVDVRGWASGTRELDALAPHHLVDKVDGILLAGGSAFGLEAAAGVMRYLEERGTGFDVGVTKVPIVPGAILFDLGIGDFRTRPDAAMGYRACEAAHEGQMEEGSVGVGTGATVGKLFGVRHAMKGGVGTTSVELRGGLRVGALAAVNAFGDVRDPSTGAIVAGVRDPATGLPADTSLQMKQGHLRRAFHIQSTTLAVIATNARLTKGEAILVARMGQGGLARTISPVHTAFDGDIIFTLATGRVDGDVNLVGQAGAEVVAAAVLRAVKTATSLGGVPAYQDLHS